In Planctomonas sp. JC2975, the genomic stretch ATCCCGTGGAGAAGAATCCGTGGATGAGCACGAGCGGATGTCCTTCGCCGAGTTCGCGGTACGCCATGGTCGCGCCATCGGCGGCGGGAAAGTGGTTCAGCGGCAGATCCGGACGACGAGGCACCTCACCAGGGTAGACGCGCGTGCGCTCGGTCTCGTCGAGCCGGACATCCGCACCGCGACAGCTCTATTCGGTCGCCATGGCATCGACCGGTGAGACCCGCACTGCACGACGTGCGGCGACTGCGGATGCCAGGGCGGCCAACACGATCCCACCCGCGGCGATGACCGCGACGACACTCCACGGGATGTCGAGTGCGATGAGCCCGTGCACGGCGCTGCCCATCAGCGACTGAGCGGCCGCCCATCCGTAGATGCAGCCAAGGACGAAGCCGAACAGGAGCGCGGTGATCGTGACATGGCCGCTCTCGATCGCGATCATGCCTCGAAGCTGGCCGCGGCTGAAGCCGAGCGAGCGGAGCAGGCCGAGCTCTCTGGTGCGCTGGAGCACGCCCATCAGCATCGTGTTCACGAGACCGACGCCGGCGATCAGGGCGGAGAATCCGATCAGTCCGGTCAGCACCCAGAGAGCGACTGTCACCGACTGGTCGAGCATCGCCAGGTCGGCGGACGAGTGGTCGAATCGCGCCGTGACGGCGTCACGGAACCCGGTGAGCGCGACGGCGAACGTCGTGACGAGCGTGACGCCGATGACGAGTGCGATGCTGCTGCGGGCGCTGCGCTCCGGATACCTGCCGACTCCGGCGACAGCGATGCGTCCGGCCGGCCCTCCGCGCCAGAGACGTCCGACCACACGCAGCATCGGCGGCATGATCCGTCCGGCGCCGAGCACGATGCCGGTGAACGACAGCACCCCGCCGAGGAACGCGATGAGAAGTCCGGCGGGGCTGATGAGCCCGGCGAAGGCACCCAGTGCGAGGAGCATCCCTCCGATCACTATCAGGGCGACCATGCCGGCGGAGGCGATTCGCGCGCGTCGCCGTGGCGCATCCTGCACCGCGGCGACGGCCGTCGCCTCCAGGGGACTCACCGTCGTGACGCCGCGGCATCCGATCCACGCCGCCCACCACGTCGTCAGCACGACGACCACGGCGGGCAACACGGCGAACGGCGTGTCGAGCGAGTAGTCCGCTGCTGGCAGCCAGCCGCCGGCGATCCCCGATCGCACCACGAGCAGTGCCACGAGCAGACCGACCAGCGCGCCGACGACCGCCCCGATGACGCCCGCCCCGAGGCCCTCGAGCGCGACCGCGCGGCGCACTTCCCTGCCTTCGGCACCCACCAGTCGCAGCAACGCGATCGAGCGGCGACGGCCGGCGATGACGGCTCCGAACGCGTTGATGGTCACCACGCAGCCGACATAGACGGCCACCGCCAGGAACACGGATGCGACCACGCTCAGGCCGATTCCGATCTTGTCAGAGGCGGCATCCGCGCCGGTCGCGCCGACAACGCCGGAGACCACGACGACCGATTCGACGAGGATCGTGCCGAAGAGACTCGTCATCGCCCCGACCACGAGCGTCGACGCATGGTCGCGTCGGCGACCGGTCCGAAGTGCGGTTCCTCGGCGTGCGCCACGCGATGGTGCGGCGGCGGCGGGCAGTGCCGTCCCCGTCACGCGCTCGCCCCTGCCGACTCCACACCGAGCATGATGCGCGACACGTCTTCGGCGGATGCCCGGCCCAGGTCGTCGACGACCCGACCATCGGCCAGCACCAGGATCCGATCGGCGAAGCTCGCCGCGACCGGATCGTGCGTGACCATCGCGATGCTCTGTCCGTGCACGCTCGAGGCCTCCGCGAGCAGCGCAAGCACCTCGCGTCCCGTTCGGGAGTCGAGGTTGCCCGTCGGTTCGTCTGCGAAGATCACGCTCGGCCGGGTGGCCAGGGCGCGTGCGATCGCCACGCGCTGCTGCTGTCCGCCCGAGAGCTCGTGCGGACGATGCCCGAGGCGGTCCGTCAAACCCAGGGTGTCCACGAGCTGTGCGATCCAGGCCTCGTCTTCGGCGCTCGAACGTCGTCCGTCGAGCTCGAACGGGAGGCGGATGTTCGCCAGCACGTCGAGCACAGGCACGAGGTTGAACGACTGGAACACGAATCCGGCGGCTCGGCGCCTGACCCGCGTGAGCTCGCGGTCGCCGAGCCCGCTCAGCTCGGCGTCGCCGAGCCAGACGCGGCCGTCGGTCGGCGAATCCAGTCCGGCCATCATGTGCATGAGCGTCGACTTGCCGGATCCGCTGGCGCCGATGATGGCGGTGAACTGGCCCGCGCGCAGGCCGACCGAGACGTCGTCGAGCGCTGTGACCGCGCTGGCTCCGCTGCCGTAAATCTTGGTGAGGCCCGCGACGCGCGCGGCCAGTCCCATGTCGGACGAAGTGATCTCCATGACCACCGACGCTACGGGCGGCGATGGGGCTAGGCATCCGGCGGCGGAGGCATCCGTTGTCCACCTCAGGGATGACATCCGGCGACCGGTCGTGGCGGAGCCTCGAGACAGGCGAGCAGGCCCGCTGGCCAGCCGAACCGTCGGAACGGCTCTACTCGACCAGTCCGTTCTCGTACGCGAAGGCGACCAGCTGCACGCGGTCCCGCAGGCTGAGCTTCGCGAGCACGCGAGAGATGTGCGTCTTCACCGTGGCCTCGGACAGGTACTCGTGCTCGGCGATCTCCGAATTGCTGAGCGCCCTGGCTGCGAGATCGAAGATCTGGCGCTCCCTGGCCGTGAGGGCCTGGAGCTCGACGGGCGCGCGCCGCGGCTCCTGCGCCGTGAACTGTTCGAGAAGCCGTCGCGTTGCGGAGGCCGCGATCACGGCGTTGCCCGCGTGCACCGTGCGAATGGCCGCGAGCAGGAACTCCGGATCGGCATCCTTCAGCACGAACCCGCTCGCCCCGGCTTGGATGGCGCGCGCTGCGCTCTCGTCCACGTCGAACGTCGTCAGAACCAGAACGCGCGGCGTGGAACCGAGGCCCAGCTCGACGATCCGGGCTGTGGCCGCCACGCCGTCGAGTTCGGGCATGCGGATGTCCATGAGCAGCACGTCCGGACGCGCCGAGGAGGCGAGCTGCACGGCCTCGAGGCCGTTGGACGCCTCACCGGCGAACTCAAGATCCGCCTGGGACTCGATCAACATGCGCACGCCCGCGCGGAACAGCGCCTGATCGTCCACCAGTCCGACTCGGATCCGTTCGCTCACGACACAGCCTTTCCCGCCGGTGCGATCGGCAGCACGGCATTCACCTCGTACATTCCGCTCATCATGCCGCCGGCCGAGAGGCTGCCGCCCGCCAGTGCAGCACGCTCGCGCATGCCTGGAACACCGTGCCCGGCAGGCGGCGTTCCGTCCGCAGCGACAGTCGGCGCCCCCTCCCTTCGCACGACGTTGCGCACCCGCAGGTGCACTCCTTCCGACTCCCACAGCACGTCGAGATCGACGGTCTCGGTCGGCTCGCCGTGCCGGAGCGCGTTCGTCAGCGCCTCCTGCAGGATGCGGTAGGCGGCCATACCCGTTCCCTGCAGCAACGGCACCGGCGTGCCGCTCGTGGACTCCGCGATGTGCAGGCCTGCGCGGCGCATGCCCGCCACCAACGCCGGGAGGTCGTCGAGCGAGGGCTGCGGCCCGTCCGGCACCTCTTGGCGTAGCTGTGTCAGGAGCAGCCGAACCTCGATGAGGGCCGAACGTGCGGTCGAGGAGATGGTGGCCAGAGCATCCGATTGCACCTGCGGGCTGCCGGCTCCGGCATAGCGGGCGCCGTCGGCCTGGGCGATGACGACGGCCAGCGAGTGGGCGACGACGTCGTGCATGTCGCGTGCGATGCTCGTTCGCTCTTGCTCGATCGCGGACTCGTATGCCGCGCGCTGGGCTGCGACCGCCGCCTGCACCCTCGTCTCGCGCGACTGCCGCACGGTGCGCGCCAGCAGGCCGAGCGTCCAGCTCAGTCCGAAGAGGGTGATCATGCCGATGCTCAGGGCGAACAGCGTGACCAGGGTGTGCGAGACACCACCGACGGGGTTGAAATACGAATCGCGCGACGCAAGTGTCAGGTAGAGGGCGGCGATGACACCGCCGCCGACCGCGGACGCCAGTCCCAGCCAGCGCACCGTGCGGCCGCCGTACGCGGCTGTCGCGTACGCAACGCCGAGCACGGCGACATCCGCCACGGTCGCGGGCAGGAGTGTGATCATCTGCAGCAGCGCAGCACCCCACACCCCGGCGAGGGCGATCGCAGGTGACAGCCGGCGCACGGCCAGCGCGCCGCACATCAGAAGCACGACCACCGGACCGGCGAGCGGCGATTCGGCCGCTGCGCTCCAGATCGAGACCAGCAGGAGCAGGCTCGCCACGACGATGTCGTAGATGAGCTGAGCTCTGCTGATGGAACGGATCACCCGTCAACGGTACGCGGTGCAGGCGTCCGACCACGGGCGATCGGAACCGAATCATCCTGCAGACGGATGCCTGTGCATCCGCAGCAGCATCTGCCGCGGCGCGTCAATGGCTCGCTGCCTGCAACGGCGGCCTCAGAACCCGAGGCGCCCCAGCTGCTTCGGATCCCGCTGCCACTCCTTGGCCACCTTCACGCGGATCGACAGGAACACCTTGCCTCCGACGAGCGGCTCGATCTGCTTGCGTGCGCTCTCCCCGATCGCCCGAAGACGCGAGCCGCCCTTGCCGATCACGATCGCCTTCTGGCTGTCCCGCTCGACGAAGAGGTTCGCGTAGATCTCCGTGATCGGCTTGTCTTCCCGCTCGACAATGTCGTCGATTGTGACGGCCAGCGAGTGCGGCAGCTCGTCGCGCACGTCCTCCAGCACCGACTCCCTGATGTACTCCGCGATGCGGTCCTCGAGCTGTTCGTCCGTGATCGTGTCGTCCGGATACAGCTGCGGCGACGAGGGCAGCAGCGCGATCAGCTCATCGACGAGCTCGTCGAGCTGGTGGCCGCGCACGGCGGACAGCGGGATGATCAGATCCCACTCCCGCAGTTCGGACACCGCCACCAGCTGATCCGCGACGGCCGCCTTGGACGCGATGTCGGTCTTCGTGACGATCGCGACCTTCTTCGCTCGCGGATAATCGTCGAGCCGTTCGTTGATGAAGCGGTCTCCCGGGCCGATCTTCTCGTCGGCGGGCACGCAGAATCCGATCACGTCGACGTCGCCGAGGGTGGACTGCACGAGTGAGTTGAGCCGCTCGCCGAGGAGTGTGCGCGGTCGGTGCATGCCCGGGGTGTCCACGACGATGAGCTGGCCGTCCGGCCGATTGACGATGCCACGGATGGCACGCCGTGTGGTCTGCGGCTTGGAGCTCGTGATGGCGACCTTTTCGCCGACGAGGGCGTTCATCAGCGTCGACTTGCCCACATTGGGCCGGCCGACGAAGGAGACGAAGCCCGCACGGAATACCGGTTCCTGCACGGCCTCGCCGCCTGCCGGATCGTCCTTCGGTCGCTTCTGCCTGCTCATCGGTCGTGTCCTCTCCCTCGGCCGCCCGCCTGGGCGGGGACGGGTCCGGTGTGGTGTTCGCTCGAGCTGCGTTCGCGACCGTCGGCGGACACCGCGCCGAGGTCGAACAGTGTCGTGTCCCGTCGCGCGACAACCGTGCTGATCCGACGCGAGCGTCCTTCCGAGCGCTCGGCGGTGAGCAACAGGCCGTCCACCGTCGCGACGGATCCCTCGACAGGGAGCCTTCCGAGCGCCTTCGCCAGGAGCCCGCCGACGGAGTCGACGTCGTCGTCGTCGAGTTCCAGTCCGAAGAGGTCGCCCAGTTCGTCGACAGCGAGCCGCGCGCTCACGCGATACGTGTCATCCCCGAGGGGCTCGACGAGCGGAACCTCGTGGTCGTACTCGTCCGAGATGTCACCGACGAGCTCCTCGATCAGGTCTTCCAGCGTGACGAGCCCTGCGATCCCGCCGTATTCGTCCACCACCATGGCGAGATGGTTGGACTCCAGCTGCATCTGTCGCAGCAGCGCGTCGACGTTCTTCGACTCCGGCACGAAGAGCGCAGTACGCGCGAGCTCCGCGATACCGGCCACGTCGACGTCGAGCGGTCGCTCGTACGCCTGCTTGGCAACGTCGCGCAGGTACAGGATGCCGAGCACCTCGTCGGCGTCGTCGCCCACAACCGGCATGCGCGAGACGCCCTTGGCGAGGAAGAGGCTCATCGCGCCGGCGACCGTCGCATCCGAATCCACCGTGATCATGTCGGTGCGCGGGATCATCACCTCGCGCACCAGCGTCTCGTTGAACTCGAAGATCGAATGGATCAGCTCCCGGTCGTCCTCCTCGAGGACGTCGAGCTCAGCCGCTTCGTCCACAATGCTGAGCAGCTGCTCCTCGTTCACGACGGCAGCCGAACGTGCCCGTGACGGAGTCACGCGGTTGCCCAGCTCGACGAGGCCTCGCGCGATGGGCCCGATGAGCACGCGGATGCCGTGCACGAGCCACGCGGTCCCCGCCAGCAATCCCTTCGCGTGCGCTCTGCCGACGCTGCGCGGGCTGGTCCCGACGAGCACGAAGGACGCACCCGTCATGATCGCCGCCGAGAGGATCAGCGCCAGCCACCACTGAGGGAAGATGCTCGCGAACGCGAGGGTGACGAGCACCGCTGCCGTCGTCTCCGCGATGATGCGGCTGAAGCTCACCGCGTTCAGGTGCGCGCCGGGATCGGCGGCGATCGCCTCCAGGGAACGCCGGAATCGCGACGTCTGCGCCAGCTCTGCGATGTCCGCGCGGGACTGCACGGAGATCGCCGCGTCGACCGCGGCCATGAGCCCGCCGAACGCCACCAGCAGCAGCGCGATGACGAAGAACAGCGCGATCACGGCCCGCCGCCTATCGTCGGCGTTCGGCGACCGCGAAGCCCACCAGGATGTCGCGCTGAATGGCGAACATCTCGCGCTCCTCCTCGGGCTCGGCGTGGTCGAATCCGAGCAGGTGGAGGATGCCGTGCGCCGTCAGCAACTTGAGCTCGTCCATCAGGTCGTGTCCGGCGGTCTCCGCCTGGGCTCCTGCCACCTGCGGGCACAGCACGACATCGCCGAGCAGGCCGGCAGGCGTCGGCTCGTCCTCGGTTCCCGGACGCAGCTCGTCCATCGGGAAGCTGAGCACGTCCGTCGGCCCCGGCTCGTCCATCCACTGAACGTGCAGCTGCTCCATCGCCGCCTCGTCGACGAGCAGGATCGCCAGCTCCGCCTCGGTGGAGACGTGCATCATGTCGAGCGCGTACGCGGCGAGACGCTGAAGAGCCGCTTCGTCGACCTCGATCGCCGACTCGTTGTTGACTTCGATGCTCACGGTGTCCTGCTCGTTCTCATTCGGATGGCTGCTGATCTCGGTATTCGGCGGGAGCTGCGTCGACGCCTCATCGGCGCTTCGGGAGATGGTCGCGTGGCGCTCCGGCTCTGCGCTCGGCGCGGTTGGCGAACTCCCTGGCCTGCTCGCGTTCGAAATGGTCGGCCTGCTTGCGCGCGTCGTACTCGGTGTAGGCATCCACGATCCGTCCCACGAGGGTGTGCCGCACGACATCGTCGCTGGTGAGGCGGGTGAAATGAATGTCGTCGATCCCGTCGAGCACGCGCGTCACCAACCGCAGCCCGCTGGCGGCGTTCGGCAGGTCGATCTGCGTGATGTCGCCGGTGATCACCATGCGGGAGCCGAACCCGAGGCGCGTCAGGAACATCTTCATCTGCTCGGGCGTGGTGTTCTGCGCCTCGTCGAGCACGATGAACGAGTCGTTGAGCGTGCGACCGCGCATGTAGGCCAGCGGGGCGACCTCGATGGTGCCGCTGGCGAGCAGCTTGGGCACAAGCTCCGGGTCGAGCATCTCGTTGAGTGCATCGTAGAGCGGGCGCAGATACGGATCGATCTTGTCGGTCAGGGTGCCCGGCAGGTAGCCGAGTCGCTCGCCGGCCTCTATCGCAGGGCGCGACAGGATGATCCGGTTGACCTCCTTGCGCTGCAGAGCCTGAACGGCCTTCGCCATGGCCAGGTAGGTCTTGCCGGTCCCAGCTGGGCCGATCCCGAACACGATCGTGTTCTGGTCGATGGCGTCTATGTACTGCTTCTGTCCGAGGGTCTTGGGACGGATGGCCTTGCCCCGGGTGGTCAGGATGACCTGCCCCAGCACGTCCGCCGGCCGCGTTCCGCTCTCGATGATGCGAGCGGAGCTCGCCACCTCGACCGGGCTGAGGTCCTGTCCCTCGCGCACCATGATCAGCAATTCCTCCACGAGTCTGCGTGCGGATTCCACCTGTTCCGGGTCACCGGTGATGGAGATGTCGTTTCCCCGCACGTGCACGTCGACCAGCGGGTACTGCTTCTCGAGAGTCGTCAGAAGTCTGTCCTGGGCGCCGAGCAGCCGCACCATGGCCACGCCGTCGACGTGCAGGCGGGCTTCCGCGCCCTCTGACGCGACGCCGGACGGCGCCTGCGCCTCATCACTTCGAGCCAAGGGTTCCTTCCGCAAGACCTCCTGCGAGCACGTGGGCGTGCACGTGGAAGACCGATTGCCCGGCGTTCTCACCGGTATTGAAGACGAGGCGGAACTGTCCGTCAGCATGCTCGTCGGCTATCAGCTTCGCCACCTTCACGAGGTGCGCGAGCAGAGCAGGGTCGGCGGCAGCCAATTCGACCACGTTGCCGAACGCGGCAGTCTTGGGCACGACGACCACGTGCACGGGAGCCTGCGGCGCGATGTCGTTGAACGCGATCACGCGGTCGTCCTCGTACACGACATCGGCGGGGATCTCCCGGTCGATGATGCGCGTGAAGATGCTCGGTTCGGTCTGCGTCATGGCGTCCATTCTACGAAGAGCGGCCCGCTCGGGCCCGGTGGACGGGTGCGGGTTCGCCGTAGGCGTGACGGCGACAGGTGCCGCACGACGACGGCTCGGGCAACTGCGGTCG encodes the following:
- a CDS encoding ABC transporter permease → MTSLFGTILVESVVVVSGVVGATGADAASDKIGIGLSVVASVFLAVAVYVGCVVTINAFGAVIAGRRRSIALLRLVGAEGREVRRAVALEGLGAGVIGAVVGALVGLLVALLVVRSGIAGGWLPAADYSLDTPFAVLPAVVVVLTTWWAAWIGCRGVTTVSPLEATAVAAVQDAPRRRARIASAGMVALIVIGGMLLALGAFAGLISPAGLLIAFLGGVLSFTGIVLGAGRIMPPMLRVVGRLWRGGPAGRIAVAGVGRYPERSARSSIALVIGVTLVTTFAVALTGFRDAVTARFDHSSADLAMLDQSVTVALWVLTGLIGFSALIAGVGLVNTMLMGVLQRTRELGLLRSLGFSRGQLRGMIAIESGHVTITALLFGFVLGCIYGWAAAQSLMGSAVHGLIALDIPWSVVAVIAAGGIVLAALASAVAARRAVRVSPVDAMATE
- a CDS encoding ABC transporter ATP-binding protein, which codes for MEITSSDMGLAARVAGLTKIYGSGASAVTALDDVSVGLRAGQFTAIIGASGSGKSTLMHMMAGLDSPTDGRVWLGDAELSGLGDRELTRVRRRAAGFVFQSFNLVPVLDVLANIRLPFELDGRRSSAEDEAWIAQLVDTLGLTDRLGHRPHELSGGQQQRVAIARALATRPSVIFADEPTGNLDSRTGREVLALLAEASSVHGQSIAMVTHDPVAASFADRILVLADGRVVDDLGRASAEDVSRIMLGVESAGASA
- a CDS encoding response regulator transcription factor translates to MSERIRVGLVDDQALFRAGVRMLIESQADLEFAGEASNGLEAVQLASSARPDVLLMDIRMPELDGVAATARIVELGLGSTPRVLVLTTFDVDESAARAIQAGASGFVLKDADPEFLLAAIRTVHAGNAVIAASATRRLLEQFTAQEPRRAPVELQALTARERQIFDLAARALSNSEIAEHEYLSEATVKTHISRVLAKLSLRDRVQLVAFAYENGLVE
- a CDS encoding histidine kinase, with protein sequence MIRSISRAQLIYDIVVASLLLLVSIWSAAAESPLAGPVVVLLMCGALAVRRLSPAIALAGVWGAALLQMITLLPATVADVAVLGVAYATAAYGGRTVRWLGLASAVGGGVIAALYLTLASRDSYFNPVGGVSHTLVTLFALSIGMITLFGLSWTLGLLARTVRQSRETRVQAAVAAQRAAYESAIEQERTSIARDMHDVVAHSLAVVIAQADGARYAGAGSPQVQSDALATISSTARSALIEVRLLLTQLRQEVPDGPQPSLDDLPALVAGMRRAGLHIAESTSGTPVPLLQGTGMAAYRILQEALTNALRHGEPTETVDLDVLWESEGVHLRVRNVVRREGAPTVAADGTPPAGHGVPGMRERAALAGGSLSAGGMMSGMYEVNAVLPIAPAGKAVS
- the era gene encoding GTPase Era, producing the protein MSRQKRPKDDPAGGEAVQEPVFRAGFVSFVGRPNVGKSTLMNALVGEKVAITSSKPQTTRRAIRGIVNRPDGQLIVVDTPGMHRPRTLLGERLNSLVQSTLGDVDVIGFCVPADEKIGPGDRFINERLDDYPRAKKVAIVTKTDIASKAAVADQLVAVSELREWDLIIPLSAVRGHQLDELVDELIALLPSSPQLYPDDTITDEQLEDRIAEYIRESVLEDVRDELPHSLAVTIDDIVEREDKPITEIYANLFVERDSQKAIVIGKGGSRLRAIGESARKQIEPLVGGKVFLSIRVKVAKEWQRDPKQLGRLGF
- a CDS encoding hemolysin family protein, with translation MIALFFVIALLLVAFGGLMAAVDAAISVQSRADIAELAQTSRFRRSLEAIAADPGAHLNAVSFSRIIAETTAAVLVTLAFASIFPQWWLALILSAAIMTGASFVLVGTSPRSVGRAHAKGLLAGTAWLVHGIRVLIGPIARGLVELGNRVTPSRARSAAVVNEEQLLSIVDEAAELDVLEEDDRELIHSIFEFNETLVREVMIPRTDMITVDSDATVAGAMSLFLAKGVSRMPVVGDDADEVLGILYLRDVAKQAYERPLDVDVAGIAELARTALFVPESKNVDALLRQMQLESNHLAMVVDEYGGIAGLVTLEDLIEELVGDISDEYDHEVPLVEPLGDDTYRVSARLAVDELGDLFGLELDDDDVDSVGGLLAKALGRLPVEGSVATVDGLLLTAERSEGRSRRISTVVARRDTTLFDLGAVSADGRERSSSEHHTGPVPAQAGGRGRGHDR
- the ybeY gene encoding rRNA maturation RNase YbeY encodes the protein MSIEVNNESAIEVDEAALQRLAAYALDMMHVSTEAELAILLVDEAAMEQLHVQWMDEPGPTDVLSFPMDELRPGTEDEPTPAGLLGDVVLCPQVAGAQAETAGHDLMDELKLLTAHGILHLLGFDHAEPEEEREMFAIQRDILVGFAVAERRR
- a CDS encoding PhoH family protein, with the translated sequence MVRLLGAQDRLLTTLEKQYPLVDVHVRGNDISITGDPEQVESARRLVEELLIMVREGQDLSPVEVASSARIIESGTRPADVLGQVILTTRGKAIRPKTLGQKQYIDAIDQNTIVFGIGPAGTGKTYLAMAKAVQALQRKEVNRIILSRPAIEAGERLGYLPGTLTDKIDPYLRPLYDALNEMLDPELVPKLLASGTIEVAPLAYMRGRTLNDSFIVLDEAQNTTPEQMKMFLTRLGFGSRMVITGDITQIDLPNAASGLRLVTRVLDGIDDIHFTRLTSDDVVRHTLVGRIVDAYTEYDARKQADHFEREQAREFANRAERRAGAPRDHLPKRR
- a CDS encoding HIT domain-containing protein → MTQTEPSIFTRIIDREIPADVVYEDDRVIAFNDIAPQAPVHVVVVPKTAAFGNVVELAAADPALLAHLVKVAKLIADEHADGQFRLVFNTGENAGQSVFHVHAHVLAGGLAEGTLGSK